A single Fusobacterium hominis DNA region contains:
- a CDS encoding alginate lyase family protein, with protein sequence MERLFKHMNKQIIETCDLLCENTFIFNHKWDMEVCKTPYTFPKEIIWNCIPFGDPEWTFMLNRHKYWIYLAKAYILTSNKKYLDTFCYQVNSWIDNVDISKDAFKDCSRTIEIGIRCLNWIKSLHIFKQSSLDLKNIETKMVNSLISQSKMLIDIYDDFRTLSNWGVMQNCGLISLALNYKESYPILNGYLTIALKRLEHQCIIQILSDGIHWEQSPMYQNEVLNCLLDIAFDYKHLNLDIPEFILNSIKKLAYSNAYMKKPNHYQPMQGDSDSTDLRDIITRSAYILKDGLLKYFGYHHVDPESLWDIKNENILEYEQLEIIQPNFTSVALKESGNFYLRDSFKEDSNYLWFRCGAIGSGHGHGEHLHFDLVCRGENFISDPGRFTYVENDPDRNFLKSCFAHNTTIVDNKPFSEFNGAWGIIKSALTTNSYHIFKKEFDFVEGGHLGYMFLPSPVIANRKILYFKTHNIWVIIDEFITEGSHNYSQIFNFEPNKTPEIINQKTFIKGNSTDLFMYWTNENVKLNIKKSIFSTEYNTKSDNYQIVSSLQGNGNKTIFTVLSCNEVKVENIPIFRGNKSHVPSTEANAIKILLDLHNSIIVFNGMIDINNQKKSYLIEDTIFYGKTGFIKKQDNEIKIEVIKY encoded by the coding sequence ATGGAGAGATTATTTAAACATATGAATAAACAAATAATTGAAACTTGTGATTTGCTTTGTGAAAATACCTTTATTTTTAATCACAAGTGGGATATGGAAGTTTGTAAAACACCTTATACTTTTCCAAAGGAAATAATTTGGAATTGTATTCCTTTTGGAGATCCTGAATGGACTTTCATGTTAAATAGACACAAATATTGGATCTACTTAGCTAAGGCATATATACTAACTTCTAATAAAAAATATCTAGATACTTTTTGTTATCAAGTTAATTCTTGGATTGATAATGTTGATATTTCTAAAGATGCATTTAAAGATTGTAGTCGAACTATAGAAATAGGTATTAGATGTCTAAACTGGATAAAATCACTGCATATTTTTAAACAATCATCATTAGACTTAAAAAACATAGAAACTAAAATGGTTAATTCACTAATTTCACAATCGAAAATGTTAATAGATATATATGATGATTTTAGAACTCTTAGCAATTGGGGAGTTATGCAAAACTGTGGACTCATATCTCTAGCTCTTAATTATAAAGAAAGCTATCCTATACTAAACGGATATTTAACTATTGCTCTTAAAAGATTAGAGCACCAATGTATAATACAAATTTTGTCTGATGGAATTCATTGGGAGCAGTCTCCTATGTATCAAAATGAAGTACTTAATTGTCTTCTAGATATAGCATTTGATTATAAACATTTAAATTTAGATATTCCAGAGTTTATTTTAAATAGTATAAAAAAACTTGCCTATAGCAATGCTTATATGAAAAAACCAAACCATTACCAACCTATGCAAGGAGATAGTGATAGTACAGATTTACGAGATATTATTACTAGATCAGCGTATATTTTAAAAGATGGTTTACTTAAATATTTTGGTTATCATCATGTTGATCCAGAATCTCTTTGGGATATTAAAAATGAAAATATTTTAGAATATGAGCAATTAGAAATTATACAACCTAATTTTACTTCTGTAGCTCTTAAAGAAAGTGGAAATTTTTATTTAAGAGATTCTTTTAAAGAAGATAGTAATTATTTATGGTTTAGATGTGGAGCTATAGGAAGTGGGCACGGTCATGGAGAACATTTACATTTTGATTTAGTTTGTAGAGGTGAAAATTTTATAAGTGATCCTGGAAGATTTACTTATGTAGAAAATGACCCAGATAGAAACTTTTTAAAAAGCTGTTTTGCTCATAATACAACTATAGTGGATAATAAGCCTTTTAGTGAATTTAATGGTGCTTGGGGTATAATTAAATCTGCATTAACTACTAATTCATATCATATATTTAAAAAAGAATTTGATTTTGTTGAAGGTGGACATTTAGGATATATGTTTCTTCCCTCACCTGTTATAGCTAATAGAAAAATTTTATATTTTAAAACTCACAATATTTGGGTTATAATCGATGAATTTATAACAGAAGGAAGTCATAATTATTCACAAATATTTAATTTTGAACCAAATAAAACACCAGAAATTATAAATCAAAAAACTTTTATCAAAGGCAATTCTACAGATTTGTTTATGTATTGGACAAATGAAAATGTAAAATTAAACATAAAGAAAAGTATTTTTTCTACTGAATATAATACAAAGTCAGATAATTATCAAATAGTATCCTCTCTACAAGGAAATGGAAATAAAACTATTTTTACTGTTTTATCATGTAATGAAGTAAAAGTTGAAAATATCCCAATTTTCAGAGGGAACAAAAGTCATGTCCCATCTACAGAAGCTAACGCTATAAAAATATTGTTAGATTTACACAATTCAATTATAGTTTTTAATGGAATGATTGATATTAACAATCAGAAAAAAAGTTATTTAATTGAGGATACTATATTTTATGGAAAAACTGGTTTTATAAAAAAACAAGATAATGAAATAAAAATAGAAGTTATAAAATATTAG
- a CDS encoding ABC transporter ATP-binding protein gives MDNVILDAKNINITFGALKAVSNFNLQIREKELVGLIGPNGAGKTTVFNILTGVYSPTSGEYYFNGKRVKKTKTFKLVRQGLARTFQNIRLFKNMTVLDNVLVANNFNMSYGLFSGTFRLPKFWNEEKKAYDKAINLLTIFGLEKYKNSLAGNLPYGQQRKLEIARALATNPKLLLLDEPAAGMNPIETEELMKTIKFIRDTFNIAILLIEHDMKLVLGICEKLVVLDHGVLIAEGNPKEVVNNPIVVSAYLGKDDEDIREE, from the coding sequence TATAACTTTTGGTGCATTAAAAGCTGTAAGTAATTTTAATTTACAAATAAGAGAAAAAGAATTAGTAGGATTAATAGGACCTAATGGTGCAGGTAAAACAACAGTATTTAATATATTAACTGGAGTTTACTCTCCTACTTCTGGTGAATATTATTTTAATGGTAAAAGAGTAAAAAAAACTAAGACATTTAAACTTGTTAGACAAGGATTAGCCAGAACATTTCAAAATATACGTCTTTTTAAAAATATGACAGTACTTGATAATGTTTTAGTAGCTAATAACTTTAATATGTCTTACGGGTTATTTTCTGGTACATTTAGATTACCAAAATTTTGGAATGAAGAAAAAAAAGCCTATGATAAAGCTATAAATCTATTAACCATTTTTGGATTAGAAAAATATAAAAATAGTTTAGCTGGAAATCTTCCGTATGGCCAACAACGTAAATTAGAAATAGCGAGAGCATTAGCAACTAATCCTAAACTTTTATTATTAGATGAACCAGCAGCTGGAATGAATCCAATAGAAACAGAAGAGTTAATGAAAACCATTAAATTTATAAGAGATACATTTAATATTGCTATACTATTAATTGAGCATGATATGAAGTTAGTTCTAGGAATTTGTGAAAAACTTGTTGTACTAGATCATGGAGTATTAATAGCAGAAGGCAATCCCAAAGAGGTAGTAAATAATCCTATTGTTGTTAGTGCTTACCTTGGAAAAGATGATGAAGATATTAGGGAGGAATAA
- a CDS encoding ABC transporter ATP-binding protein, producing MENDCMLQIDNLHVFYDNIHALKGISLKVKKGEIVSLIGANGAGKTTTLQSISGLIPSKKGVIQFENENITNFASHIICQKGIAQVPEGRRIFSKLLVKDNLKLGSFTVNDSPENLEKDRAKFYKTFPRMSERKNQMAGTLSGGEQQMLAMGRALMSRPKLLILDEPSMGLSPLFVKEIFNVIKKLKTEGVTILLVEQNAKMALSVADYAYVIETGKITIEGKARDLLNNPDVKKAYLGA from the coding sequence ATGGAAAATGATTGTATGTTACAAATTGATAATTTACATGTATTTTATGATAATATTCACGCTTTAAAAGGTATTTCCTTAAAAGTAAAAAAAGGCGAGATTGTATCATTAATAGGAGCAAATGGAGCAGGAAAAACAACAACATTACAGAGTATATCTGGACTTATTCCATCTAAAAAAGGAGTTATTCAGTTTGAAAATGAAAATATCACAAATTTCGCTTCACACATTATATGTCAAAAAGGAATTGCACAAGTTCCAGAAGGAAGACGTATTTTTTCAAAATTACTTGTTAAAGATAATTTGAAACTAGGCTCATTTACTGTAAATGATTCTCCTGAAAATTTAGAAAAAGATAGAGCAAAATTTTATAAAACTTTTCCTAGAATGTCAGAAAGAAAAAATCAAATGGCAGGTACATTATCTGGTGGAGAACAACAAATGTTAGCAATGGGAAGAGCGTTGATGAGTCGACCTAAGCTACTTATATTAGATGAGCCATCTATGGGGTTATCTCCACTATTTGTAAAAGAAATTTTTAATGTAATAAAAAAATTAAAAACTGAAGGTGTTACCATTTTACTAGTTGAACAAAATGCTAAAATGGCTTTATCTGTTGCTGATTATGCTTATGTAATAGAAACAGGAAAAATAACAATAGAAGGGAAAGCTAGAGATCTTTTAAATAATCCTGATGTAAAAAAAGCCTATTTAGGAGCATAA
- the ahpC gene encoding alkyl hydroperoxide reductase subunit C has product MALIGKKIGEFKADAYKNGEFIQITDKDLKGKWSAVVFYPADFTFVCPTELEDLAEHYEQFKAEGCEVYSVSTDTHFVHKAWHDTSDRIKKIKFAMIGDPTGKLSREFEVMIEEEGLALRGSFIINPEGKIVAYEVHDLGIGREASELLRKLQAAKFVEEHGEVCPAKWHPGDEAIKPTIDLVGKL; this is encoded by the coding sequence ATGGCATTAATAGGAAAAAAAATTGGAGAATTTAAAGCAGATGCTTATAAAAATGGAGAATTTATACAAATTACAGATAAAGATTTAAAAGGTAAATGGTCAGCAGTAGTATTTTATCCAGCAGATTTTACATTTGTATGTCCAACTGAATTAGAAGATTTAGCTGAACATTATGAACAATTTAAAGCTGAAGGTTGTGAAGTGTACTCTGTATCTACAGACACTCACTTTGTACATAAAGCATGGCATGATACTTCAGATAGAATTAAAAAAATAAAATTTGCAATGATTGGTGATCCTACTGGAAAATTATCTAGAGAATTTGAAGTTATGATTGAAGAAGAAGGATTAGCTTTAAGAGGAAGTTTTATTATTAATCCTGAAGGAAAAATCGTTGCTTATGAAGTACATGATCTTGGAATAGGAAGAGAAGCAAGTGAACTTTTAAGAAAACTACAAGCAGCTAAATTTGTAGAAGAACATGGAGAAGTTTGCCCTGCTAAATGGCATCCAGGAGATGAAGCAATAAAACCTACAATAGACTTAGTTGGTAAATTATAA
- a CDS encoding FAD-dependent oxidoreductase: MDKIYDMLIIGGGPAGLTAGIYGGRAKLDTLIIEKENPGGQINVTNEVVNYPGIFQTTGSEYGQNLKQQALNFGVNIVSEEVTDVKLENDIKEVVTNKNVYKALTVVIATGASPRKLGFKGEKEFEGRGVAYCATCDGEFFTGMDVFVIGAGFAAAEEAIFLTKYAKKVTVIAREPQFTCAQSIADKVLSNPKIDVKFNTEILEATGDMQLREAKFINNQTKEITNYQVKDNEYFGIFVFVGYKPQSDLFKNILDLDSFGFIKTDSNLMTNINGVYAAGDIRPKQLRQLVTAVSDGAEVAYNIEKYIESVKEKYKVSYDQNIKSTTEIKNTKEEFLDSNLKIQLEQITQRFENDINITVIKKENDEASLKMELFVKELVAVSPKIHFSSLNYGEDKEFENSINIDKVPTIVILDHNKKYKNLKYSTLPSGHELTSFILAMYNIAGPGQTLSEEIKDKIQSISNKKVWRIGVTLSCNKCPELVQAAQQIAIRNKNIEVEIIDVFTFKEFKDKYNIMSVPALVTNNDEVYFGVKNIEELIKL, from the coding sequence ATGGATAAAATTTACGATATGTTGATCATAGGTGGTGGACCTGCAGGATTGACAGCTGGTATTTATGGTGGTAGAGCCAAATTAGATACTTTAATAATTGAAAAAGAAAATCCTGGTGGACAAATCAATGTTACAAATGAAGTAGTTAATTATCCAGGAATTTTCCAAACTACTGGTAGTGAGTATGGACAAAATTTAAAGCAACAGGCACTAAACTTTGGTGTTAATATTGTATCAGAAGAAGTTACTGACGTTAAACTAGAAAATGATATAAAAGAAGTTGTTACAAATAAAAATGTCTATAAAGCATTAACTGTAGTTATAGCTACTGGTGCTTCTCCTAGAAAATTAGGATTTAAAGGCGAAAAAGAATTTGAAGGTCGAGGTGTTGCATATTGTGCAACTTGTGATGGAGAATTTTTTACAGGAATGGATGTATTTGTAATAGGTGCTGGTTTTGCTGCTGCTGAAGAAGCTATTTTCTTAACAAAATATGCTAAAAAAGTTACTGTTATAGCAAGAGAACCACAATTTACATGTGCACAATCAATAGCTGATAAAGTATTATCTAATCCTAAAATTGACGTTAAATTTAATACAGAAATATTAGAAGCAACTGGAGATATGCAACTTAGAGAAGCTAAATTTATAAATAATCAAACTAAGGAAATTACTAATTATCAAGTTAAAGATAATGAATATTTTGGTATCTTTGTTTTTGTTGGATATAAGCCACAAAGTGATCTTTTTAAAAATATTTTAGATTTAGATAGTTTTGGTTTTATAAAAACTGACAGTAATTTGATGACTAATATTAATGGTGTCTATGCAGCTGGAGATATTAGACCTAAGCAACTTCGTCAACTTGTTACAGCTGTTTCAGATGGAGCAGAAGTTGCATATAATATAGAAAAATATATCGAATCTGTTAAAGAAAAATATAAAGTATCATATGATCAAAATATAAAATCAACAACAGAAATAAAAAATACAAAAGAAGAATTTTTAGATAGTAATTTAAAAATTCAACTAGAACAAATAACACAACGTTTTGAAAACGATATCAATATAACAGTTATAAAAAAAGAAAATGATGAAGCGTCTTTAAAAATGGAATTATTTGTAAAAGAGTTAGTTGCAGTTTCTCCTAAAATACATTTTTCAAGTTTAAATTATGGAGAAGATAAAGAATTTGAAAATTCTATAAATATAGACAAAGTTCCAACAATTGTTATATTAGATCATAATAAAAAATATAAGAACTTAAAATATTCAACTTTACCTAGTGGTCATGAGCTTACATCGTTTATATTAGCAATGTATAACATAGCTGGACCAGGACAAACTTTATCTGAAGAAATTAAAGATAAAATTCAAAGTATTAGTAATAAAAAGGTATGGAGAATAGGAGTTACTCTAAGCTGTAATAAATGCCCTGAGCTTGTGCAAGCAGCTCAACAAATAGCAATCAGAAATAAAAATATTGAAGTAGAGATCATAGATGTTTTTACATTTAAAGAATTTAAAGATAAATATAATATTATGAGTGTTCCTGCTTTAGTAACAAATAATGATGAAGTCTATTTTGGAGTAAAAAATATAGAAGAATTAATAAAATTATAA